GCGGCATCAGAGGTTGTGGCACAGCATACCTTCCAAATCGGCTCCACATCAACGTTCCAGAGGTGCAGTTTCAAGGATGAGCAAGAAAATGCCACTCGGCACGCAAAAAAAAGTATTGAAGGCACGGAATCCTTAAAACAACACCATCCACGACAAGAATCGCACGCAATCAAGCAATTGTCAAGATCCATAATCCAGAAAACTTCAGTCATTGCAAGGAAAGATGAAGCTTGGCGAATCAAGTCATCCATCACACCCGGAGGCGCTTGAAAGCACTCACATGACAATCCACTTCTCAGGCTCGTCTGGCCAGGCGGCTTCGTTGTTTCTTCTCCTGATCTTCTTTACACATGCATCGCATAGTTCCGTGATCAACAGTCCGTCCGCAGAGTCCATCACCCTGCTAAGCTCCCAGCGCAGGCGTTCTAGTTCTCTTTCACTCAAATATGCGCGAAAAACACTGTACTGTACTCTCTCCCCATGCCCCTCCAATATTTTGGCGACCTTCCGGAGTCGTTTATCATTTCGCACATCGTATGAGATAAGACACCACTTCTTCACTCCATCACATCCTATCTGAGTCGGGAGCGGGCGAAAAGACCGGGCGTGTCGGTCCACTCCTTCTCCAAAAGGCGTACTTCAAGCTCCATCGTGCGGTGCCAGGAGAGAGAGTAGTCCAGTACAGGATGCTTCCACTTGTCTTGCATACGCCGCTCGAAAAGCACTATCGCTTTCTTGCGCCCTTGGTCGGAAAGCCAGACTTTCTCCTTCGTTACAGAGAAGTCCTTTTCGATATCCCACTGCTTTCGATTGATCGAAGAGACCACGACCATGTCCCAAACAGGCACGCGGAAGAGTTCCATTACATCCATCACAAGGGGGTGCGCACTTGATCTCGGAGTGTGAAGGTAACCGAAGGCCGGCTCCAGGCCGACAGAGACGATGCTTTCAAACAGCGCACGATAGAGCATGGAATAACCAAAGCTTAAAATGGCGTTAAATCGGTCCTTGGGCGGCCTTCTAGTTCTGCCGGAGGGCAAAAGTTCAGGTTCTACACTTTCGCTCAATACGCAAGGCAGAAGATCGAAGTAGACTTGGGCGGCTGCGCCTTCTATGCCGCGCAGAGTGTCGACTCCCTCCGCCGGCGAGACGGCCTTCAACAGCGAGCGTATTTCTCCGATGCCGGATTTAATCTGTTCGCTTCGCTGTTCTCCGCGAGTAGTGCGCAAAAGAAAGCGAAGCTGGCTTTCCACTTTCGCAAGGACAGTCCGTCTAGACAGCTTCAGACACATACCTGGATTGGTCAGGGCTTGGTACTGTCTTATGCGTCTTTGCACAGGGCCTGGACCGGGCGAGAAGCTTCCAAGATGCGACCCGCCCCTTGAAAACCAATGCAGGTGAATTCCCTTGTCGGCGCAGAGATGGAGGGCTTGAGTGGTCACCTGCGCGGTGCCGTGCACAGTGATCGAGTGCAGTCCCGCAGAAGGGACCTTCCGAACAGGCTCCGCATCCGTTTCCAGCTTGAACGCCTCTCCGGTGCGCCCTATGCGTGACTGCAGCCCCGTTATGTGGAGCGCCGCCCCCTCTATCTCGGGGGGAAAGAGTCGGATCGGCTCCCACTCCCGGCTTCGTGCCAGGCGTTCCTCCTCCGGGAGGCATACCGGCGCCAACGAGCACTTGAGACACTTTTTCGAGGAGTCGCATACCGGCGGTCTGTCCGTGCTTGCACGAAGCTCTCTGGCTCTGCGAATTGCATCGAAGACTTTTTGACGGTTCTCCTCGGTCAAGGGGACCAACACGGTGGTGTTTTGACCATGGTATCTTATTCGGGCCTCCACAAACTTTCTTTGCAGATGCTCTTCCAGAAGAAGCGAGTAGGCTGTAGCCTGTACTATGTCGCTGTCCCAGGCTTGCGCCGCTTCTCCTTTGCGGAGCATCGGCTTGCCCCTTTTATGTTCGTAGACTACCCAGTTTCCGTTTCTATGGCGCACTGCGTCCATTTTTCCGGTAAGACCCAGTGTTTCGCTGGTAAGGAAGAAGGAGCGACGCTCCTCTCCTTCTTCCTCGGCTAATTCTTCATGCAGGGTTCTTCCGGCATAGACGCTGGCATCGGCGAGGCGGATTTCCTCCACCTCCTCCAGAAAAAACAGACGCTCGCAGTAGAGAAGCGCGTGAAGGGCGCTCACACGCAGCAGCGCGTCGTTTTCCGCCGCGGCAGTCAATATGCCACCTCCACCCAGGCGGACGCCGGTATCGCATCGGAGGGGTCCTTCAACGGGGCGAAAAGAGCGGTCTTGGTCTTCCACACGTTCTCTCTGTCGACTGTGACGGTGAAGCGAGAGATGCGCCTTTTCTCGGTCTCATCTTCGCCGTCCGGCCCGCAGTACCAGTGTGCGCTTGCCGGTTCAAGCATCTCCTCTATTCGGTCCACCATGAAAGAATTGTCCCCTAGAAAGGGGAGGCCGTAACCTCTTTGCGACTCCCCGCGGAGTCCCTTGCGGACCTTCTCTTCAATTGCGGGGGAATCAACCGCTATGACGGCGTCGATGGACGACAAAAAGGCGCGGACTACCGGTTTGATGTGATATTTGGACCCCTTAGCCAGCGGTGCTTTTTCAATGCCGGTCTTCCCAACCGGGTAGTTGTGGAGCTGCTGAAATATCCGCTGGCTCTCGGGAAAGGCGCGCGCTCCTATCGCGAGGCGAACAGAGGGCAGACCATCGGCGATAAGGGTCGTGCCTGTCTTGCCGTCCGCCCCGCGCATCTCGATGCCCGCGATGTTCAAAAGCAGCCCGTAAGCCGCCGAGGGCGTCAGGAAGTCGGCGGTCGGTCGGAAGACTCCGGCCGCGAAGGGTCGGAACGCAGCGAAGGGCGCGGTCACACGCAGGAGAAGCATGATCT
The sequence above is drawn from the Synergistaceae bacterium genome and encodes:
- the cas2 gene encoding CRISPR-associated endonuclease Cas2; amino-acid sequence: MKKWCLISYDVRNDKRLRKVAKILEGHGERVQYSVFRAYLSERELERLRWELSRVMDSADGLLITELCDACVKKIRRRNNEAAWPDEPEKWIVM
- the cas1 gene encoding type I-MYXAN CRISPR-associated endonuclease Cas1, giving the protein MTAAAENDALLRVSALHALLYCERLFFLEEVEEIRLADASVYAGRTLHEELAEEEGEERRSFFLTSETLGLTGKMDAVRHRNGNWVVYEHKRGKPMLRKGEAAQAWDSDIVQATAYSLLLEEHLQRKFVEARIRYHGQNTTVLVPLTEENRQKVFDAIRRARELRASTDRPPVCDSSKKCLKCSLAPVCLPEEERLARSREWEPIRLFPPEIEGAALHITGLQSRIGRTGEAFKLETDAEPVRKVPSAGLHSITVHGTAQVTTQALHLCADKGIHLHWFSRGGSHLGSFSPGPGPVQRRIRQYQALTNPGMCLKLSRRTVLAKVESQLRFLLRTTRGEQRSEQIKSGIGEIRSLLKAVSPAEGVDTLRGIEGAAAQVYFDLLPCVLSESVEPELLPSGRTRRPPKDRFNAILSFGYSMLYRALFESIVSVGLEPAFGYLHTPRSSAHPLVMDVMELFRVPVWDMVVVSSINRKQWDIEKDFSVTKEKVWLSDQGRKKAIVLFERRMQDKWKHPVLDYSLSWHRTMELEVRLLEKEWTDTPGLFARSRLR
- the cas5 gene encoding CRISPR-associated protein Cas5, giving the protein MLLLRVTAPFAAFRPFAAGVFRPTADFLTPSAAYGLLLNIAGIEMRGADGKTGTTLIADGLPSVRLAIGARAFPESQRIFQQLHNYPVGKTGIEKAPLAKGSKYHIKPVVRAFLSSIDAVIAVDSPAIEEKVRKGLRGESQRGYGLPFLGDNSFMVDRIEEMLEPASAHWYCGPDGEDETEKRRISRFTVTVDRENVWKTKTALFAPLKDPSDAIPASAWVEVAY